Proteins encoded together in one Camelina sativa cultivar DH55 chromosome 9, Cs, whole genome shotgun sequence window:
- the LOC104712442 gene encoding DNA-directed RNA polymerase I subunit 1-like — MAQAQTTEGASQVVESVRFSFMTEKDVRKHSFLKVTSPVLLDNVERPVRGGLYDPIMGPLNDKESCESCGQLKLCCPGHCGHIELVYPIYHPLLFSLLYNFLQRTCFFCRHFMAKANEVEKCVSQLKLIMKGDVVSAKQVEVKDDSTSTKSENSDVSCDSGLTNDSSQECEDSDMEDQRWTSLQFAEVTAVMKDFMKLSSKVCNKCKAKNPKLEKPMFGWVRMRGMEASAVGVNVIRGLKVKSSTSRVENTDDCDDSGIDALSEAEDSGTEKREKSTETAKEFEEHKTGSKRDLLPSEVREILKDLWENEHEYCSFIGDLWQSGSEKVDYSMFFLESVLVPPIKFRPPTKGGDSVMEHPQTVGLNKVLLSNITLGNACTNKLDQSKVIARWMNLQESVNVLYDSKTASVQSQKDGSGICQLLEKKEGLFRQKMMGKRVNHACRSVISPDPYIAVNDIGIPLCFALKLIFPERVTIYNVEMLMVAIINGPDVHPGATHFSDKLSTVKLPSDKKERIAIARKLGSSRGATTELGKTCDINFEGKVVYRHIRDGDVVLVNRQPTLHKPSLMAHIVRVLKGEKTLRLHYANCSTYNADFDGDEMNVHFPQDEISRAEAYNIVNANNQYTRPSNGDPLRALIQDHIVSSVLLTKRDTFLDKDQFNQLLFSSGVTDMALSSFSEKSGKKVVVSASDAELLTITPAILKPVPLWTGKQVITAVLNQITKGHPPFTVEKATKLPVDFFKCRSKEVKPNSGDLTKKKDIESWKQDLNEDKLLIRKNEFVCGVIDKAQFADYGLVHTVHELYGSNAAGNLLSVFSRLFTVFLQIHGFTCGVDDLIILKDMDEERTKQLQECEKVGERVLRKTFGIDVDVQIDPQDMRSKIERILYEDGESALASLDRSIVNDLNQCSSNGVMNDLLSDGLLKTPGKNCISLMTISGAKGSKVNFQQISSHLGQQDLEGKRVPRMVSGKTLPCFHPWDWSPRAGGFISDRFLSGLRPQEYYFHCMAGREGLVDTAVKTSRSGYLQRCLMKNLESLKVNYDCTVRDADGSIIQFQYGEDGVDVHRSSFIGKFKELTVNQDMVLQRCGEDMLSGSSSYISDLPISLKKDAEKFVEAMPMNERIDSKFVRQEELLKLVKSKFFASLAQPGEPVGVLAAQSVGEPSTQMTLNTFHLAGRGEMNVTLGIPRLQEILMTAAANIKTPIMTCPLLKGKTKEDASHITDKLRKITVADIIKSMELSVVPYTVHKNEVCSIHKLKINLYKPEHYPKHTDITEEDWEETMTAVFLRKLEDAIEIHMKMLNRIRGIRNFVEDTSPSAGNETDNDDSVSGKQTEDDDDDGEGTEVDDLGSDAQKRKKQAIDEMDYEENSDNETNEPSSISGVEDPEMDSEDEDAEVSKEGTPEPQEETLEPQKKVKTVKKVKEQSKKKRRKFVKANGDRHISVKCKGKKFEVHFRFGADEPHVLLAQIAQKTAQKVYIQNSGKIERCTVANCGDPQVIYHGDNPKERREISNDEKKASPALHASGVDFPALWEFQDKLDVRYLYSNSIHDMLNIFGVEAARETIIREINHVFKSYGISVSIRHLNLIADYMTFSGGYRPMSRMGGIAESTSPFCRMTFETATKFIVQAATYGEKDTLETPSARICLGLPALSGTGCFDLMQRVEL, encoded by the exons ATGGCTCAAGCTCAAACCACAGAG gGAGCATCCCAGGTGGTGGAATCTGTTAGATTCAGTTTCATGACAGAGAAAGATGTTCGGAAGCATAGTTTCCTAAAAGTTACGAGTCCTGTATTACTCGATAACGTTGAGAGGCCTGTTCGTGGTGGTCTCTATGATCCTATCATGGGTCCTTTAAATGATAAAGAATC TTGTGAATCATGTGGTCAGCTCAAGCTTTGTTGTCCAGGACATTGTGGTCATATCGAGCTTGTCTATCCTATTTACCATCCTTTGCTGTTCAGTCTTCTTTACAATTTTTTGCAGAGGACCTGTTTCTTCTGTCGTCATTTTATGGCAAAAGCGAATGAG GTTGAGAAATGTGTTTCTCAGCTGAAACTTATTATGAAGGGTGATGTAGTTTCCGCGAAGCAAGTGGAGGTTAAAGATGACAGCACTTCCACTAAGTCAGAGAATAGTGACGTAAGCTGTGATTCAGGTTTAACCAATGATTCATCCCAAGAATGTGAAGATTCTGATATGGAAGACCAGAGATGGACATCTCTTCAGTTTGCTGAAGTCACTGCTGTCATGAAGGATTTTATGAAGTTGTCATCAAAGGTGTGCAATAAATGCAAAGCAAAAAATCCTAAACTGGAGAAACCTATGTTCGGATGGGTTCGCATG AGAGGTATGGAAGCATCCGCAGTTGGAGTTAATGTGATTCGAGGGCTTAAGGTAAAGTCGTCTACTAGCCGTGTTGAAAATACTGATGACTGTGATGATAGTGGTATCGATGCATTATCAGAAGCTGAAGATAGTGGtacagagaaaagagaaaagtctACGGAAACAGCTAAAGAGTTTGAAGAGCATAAGACTGGTTCTAAGAGAGACCTTTTGCCGAGTGAG GTCAGGGAGATCTTAAAAGATCTGTGGGAAAATGAGCATGAGTACTGCTCCTTCATTGGTGATCTTTGGCAGAGTGGATCTGAAAAAGTTGACTACTCTATGTTCTTTTTAGAGAGTGTTCTTGTGCCTCCTATTAAATTTAGACCTCCAACAAAAGGAGGTGATAGT GTTATGGAACATCCTCAAACCGTAGGACTGAATAAGGTTTTACTATCTAACATAACACTCGGGAATGCCTGTACTAACAAATTAGATCAGTCTAAGGTAATTGCCAGATGGATGAATCTTCAAGAATCAGTCAATGTCTTGTATGATAGCAAAACTGCCTCAG TTCAAAGCCAGAAAGACGGCTCTGGAATATGCCAATTGTTGGAGAAAAAAGAGGGTCTATTTCGGCAAAAAATGATGGGAAAGAGAGTGAATCATGCATGCAGATCTGTTATATCTCCAGATCCTTATATCGCTGTCAATGACATCGGGATTCCTCTTTGTTTTGCTCTGAAATTGATATTTCCCGAG AGGGTGACTATTTATAATGTCGAAATGTTAATGGTTGCTATCATTAATGGTCCTGACGTTCATCCTGGAGCTACCCATTTCTCGGACAAATTATCTACAGTGAAGTTGCCTTCGGACAAAAAAGAACGAATTGCAATTGCAAGAAAATTAGGCTCCTCACGAGGAGCGACTACAGAACTTGGGAAAACTTGTGATATCAACTTTGAAGGTAAAGTAGTCTATCGACATATACGAGATGGTGACGTCGTCCTTGTGAATCGTCAG CCAACATTACATAAACCTAGCTTAATGGCGCACATTGTCCGTGTTCTGAAGGGGGAGAAAACACTTCGTCTCCACTATGCAAATTGCAG TACATACAATGCAGATTTTGATGGTGATGAGATGAATGTGCATTTTCCACAAGATGAGATTTCACGTGCTGAGGCCTACAATATTGTCAATGCTAACAACCAATATACTAGGCCGTCAAATGGCGATCCACTTCGAGCTTTAATTCAG GACCATATTGTCAGTTCCGTTTTACTTACTAAGAGGGACACATTTTTGGACAAAGATCAATTTAATCAGCTTCTCTTCAGTTCCGGTGTAACTGACATGGCACTCAGTTCTTTTTCTGAAAAATCTGGCAAGAAAGTCGTGGTATCAGCTTCTGACGCAGAATTGTTGACAATTACGCCGGCTATTTTGAAACCAGTGCCTCTTTGGACCGGGAAGCAG GTTATCACTGCAGTGTTGAATCAGATAACCAAAGGTCACCCGCCATTCACCGTAGAGAAAGCTACCAAACTTCCAGTTGATTTCTTTAAATGTAGATCGAAAGAAGTAAAACCTAATAGTGGAgatttgaccaaaaagaaagacATTGAGTCATGGAAACAGGATCTTAATGAAGATAAACTGCTCATCAGAAAAAATGAATTTGTCTGCGGTGTGATTGACAAGGCGCAGTTTGCTGACTATGGGTTGGTTCATACAGTGCATGAGCTTTATGGTTCAAATGCTGCTGGAAATTTGCTTTCCGTTTTTAGTCGTCTATTTACGGTCTTTCTTCAG ATTCACGGTTTCACTTGTGGAGTTGATGAtctcattattttaaaagatatggATGAAGAGAGGACAAAGCAACTTcaagaatgtgaaaaagttggTGAAAGAGTACTCCGGAAGACCTTTGGCATAGATGTTGATGTTCAGATAG ATCCTCAGGACATGAGATCCAAAATTGAACGAATTCTTTATGAGGATGGGGAATCTGCCTTGGCATCTTTGGACAGGAGCATCGTAAATGATCTCAACCAGTGTTCAAGCAATGGTGTGATGAACGATTTGCTGTCTGATGGGTTACTGAAAACTCCTGGAAAGAATTGTATATCGCTAATGACGATATCTGGGGCTAAGGGCAGTAAG GTTAACTTTCAGCAAATCTCTTCACACCTTGGCCAGCAAGAtttagaaggaaaaagagtTCCCCGAATGGTTTCTGGGAAGACATTGCCATGTTTCCATCCATGGGACTGGTCCCCTAGGGCTGGGGGTTTTATTAGTGACAGATTTCTTAGTGGTCTTCGCCCCCAAGAATATTACTTTCATTGCATGGCTGGACGAGAAGG GTTAGTCGATACTGCAGTGAAGACATCGCGTAGTGGGTATCTGCAAAGATGCTTGATGAAAAATCTTGAGAGTCTTAAAGTCAACTATGATTGTACTGTCCGGGATGCTGATGGATCCATCATTCAGTTCCAatatggtgaagatggtgtggATGTTCATCGGTCTAGCTTCATTGGAAAGTTCAAAGAACTGACAGTG AATCAAGATATGGTCCTCCAAAGATGCGGTGAAGACATGCTATCTGGGTCCAGTAGTTACATCAGTGATCTGCCTATTAGTCTTAAGAAGGATGCTGAGAAGTTTGTGGAGGCAATGCCAATGAATGAACGTATTGATTCTAAATTTGTGAGACAAGAAGAACTACTGAAGCTGGTGAAGTCAAAATTTTTTGCAAGTCTTGCCCAGCCAGGGGAGCCTGTAGGTGTACTTGCTGCCCAGTCTGTAGGAGAGCCATCAACACAGATGAC GTTGAATACTTTCCATCTTGCTGGACGCGGAGAGATGAATGTGACACTTGGAATTCCACGTTTGCAAGAGATTTTGATGACTGCTGCAGCAAACATTAAGACACCAATAATGACTTGCCCTTTGCTGAAGGGCAAAACAAA AGAGGATGCAAGTCATATTACTGATAAGTTGAGGAAGATTACCGTGGCAGATATAATAAAGAGTATGGAACTTTCAGTTGTACCATATACGGTTCATAAGAATGAAGTTTGTAGTATTCACAAGCTTAAGATAAACCTCTACAAGCCAGAGCATTATCCGAAGCACACTGATATCACTGAAGAAGATTGGGAAGAGACGATGACGGCTGTGTTTTTGAGGAAGTTGGAAGATGCGATAGAGATTCACATGAAAATGCTCAATAGGATAAGGGGCATAAGAAATTTTGTGGAAGACACTAGTCCAAGCGCTGGGAATGAAACTGATAATGATGATTCTGTAAGTGGAAAGCAgactgaagatgatgatgatgatggtgagggTACAGAGGTTGATGATCTTGGTTCAGATGCACAGAAGCGGAAGAAACAAGCAATAGATGAGATGGATTATGAGGAAAATTCTGACAATGAGACAAACGAACCATCGTCAATTAGTGGAGTAGAAGACCCTGAGATGGATAGTGAGGATGAGGACGCAGAAGTTAGCAAGGAAGGTACTCCGGAACCACAGGAAGAGACTCTGGAACCccagaaaaaggtaaaaacggtaaagaaagttaaagaacagagtaaaaaaaagagacgGAAATTTGTTAAAGCTAATGGAGACAGACATATCTCGGTGaaatgtaaaggaaaaaaatttgagGTCCATTTCAGGTTTGGTGCCGACGAGCCTCATGTTTTACTTGCCCAG ATTGCTCAGAAAACAGCGCAGAAGGTTTACATCCAGAATTCTGGGAAGATCGAAAGATGCACAGTGGCGAATTGTGGTGATCCTCAAGTGATCTACCATGGAGACAATCCAAAGGAGAGAAGGGAAATCTCCAACGATGAAAAGAAAGCCTCACCAGCACTCCACGCATCAGGGGTTGATTTCCCTGCACTATGGGAATTCCAAGATAAACTTGATGTCAGGTACCTGTACAGCAACAGCATTCACGATATGCTCAACATTTTTGGAGTCGAAGCAGCAAGAGAAACTATAATCAGAGAAATAAACCATGTCTTCAAATCATACGGTATTTCTGTAAGCATCAGACACTTGAACCTCATTGCGGACTACATGACATTTTCCGGTGGATACCGACCAATGAGCCGTATGGGAGGAATTGCAGAATCAACTTCACCATTTTGCAGAATGACATTTGAAACAGCCACTAAATTCATTGTCCAAGCAGCTACTTATGGAGAAAAGGACACACTAGAAACTCCCTCTGCTAGGATCTGTCTTGGCTTGCCCGCGCTTTCAGGAACCGGATGCTTTGATTTGATGCAGAGAGTGGAGCTCTGA